The following proteins come from a genomic window of Triticum aestivum cultivar Chinese Spring chromosome 6A, IWGSC CS RefSeq v2.1, whole genome shotgun sequence:
- the LOC123127520 gene encoding ATP synthase subunit 9, mitochondrial-like, whose translation MTRKVFSRLEMLEGAKSIGAGAATIALVGAAVGIGNVLSSLIHSVARNPSLAKQSFGHAILGFALIEAIALFAPMMAFLISFVFRSHKKS comes from the coding sequence ATGACAAGAAAAGTGTTTTCTCGACTCGAGATGTTAGAAGGTGCTAAATCAATAGGCGCCGGAGCTGCTACAATTGCTTTAGTCGGAGCTGCTGTCGGTATTGGAAACGTCCTCAGTTCTTTGATTCATTCCGTGGCACGAAATCCATCATTGGCTAAACAATCATTTGGTCATGCCATTTTGGGCTTTGCTCTCATCGAAGCTATTGCATTGTTTGCCCCAATGATGGCCTTTCTGATCTCATTCGTTTTCCGATCGCATAAAAAGTCATGA